Proteins co-encoded in one Arachis stenosperma cultivar V10309 chromosome 7, arast.V10309.gnm1.PFL2, whole genome shotgun sequence genomic window:
- the LOC130941095 gene encoding glucose-1-phosphate adenylyltransferase small subunit 2, chloroplastic, whose translation MASMSAIGVLKLPSSSSSSPSASNNAALRKCIPRSLSFSSSQLSGDKISSLPAASSRTSTCTRNPLIVTPKAVSDSQNSQTCLDPDASRSVLGIILGGGAGTRLYPLTKKRAKPAVPLGANYRLIDIPVSNCLNSNVSKIYVLTQFNSASLNRHLSRAYASNMGGYKNEGFVEVLAAQQSPENPNWFQGTADAVRQYLWLFEEHNVLEFLVLAGDHLYRMDYEKFIQAHRESDADITVAALPMDEKRATAFGLMKIDEEGRIIEFAEKPKGEQLRAMKVDTTILGLDDARAKEMPYIASMGIYVVSKDVMLNLLRDKFPGANDFGSEVIPGATSIGMRVQAYLYDGYWEDIGTIEAFYNANLGITKKPVPDFSFYDRSSPIYTQPRYLPPSKMLDADVTDSVIGEGCVIKNCKIHHSVVGLRSCISEGAIIEDTLLMGADYYETEADKRFLAAKGSVPIGIGKNSHIKRAIIDKNARIGENVKIVNGDNVQEAARETDGYFIKSGIVTIIKDALIPSGTVI comes from the exons ATGGCTTCCATGTCTGCCATCGGCGTTCTCAagcttccttcttcttcttcttcttctccttctgcCTCCAACAACGCCGCACTCCGAAAGTGCATCCCACGCTCCCTCTCATTCTCCTCCTCACAACTTTCCGGCGACAAGATTTCTTCTCTTCCCGCCGCGTCTTCACGCACGTCAACCTGCACCCGCAATCCTCTGATTGTCACTCCCAAGGCCGTTTCTGATTCACAGAATTCTCAAACTTGTCTTGATCCCGATGCTAGCAGA AGTGTTCTTGGCATTATACTTGGAGGTGGTGCTGGGACTCGGCTGTATCCACTGACCAAGAAGCGGGCGAAGCCAGCTGTTCCTCTTGGAGCAAACTATAGGCTCATTGATATTCCTGTTAGCAACTGCCTAAACAGCAATGTGTCCAAGATCTATGTTCTTACACAGTTCAATTCTGCATCCCTTAATCGGCACCTTTCCCGTGCGTATGCAAGCAACATGGGTGGCTACAAGAATGAGGGCTTTGTTGAGGTTCTTGCAGCCCAGCAGAGTCCTGAGAATCCAAATTGGTTCCAG GGTACTGCGGATGCTGTGAGGCAATACTTATGGCTTTTTGAGGAGCACAATGTTTTGGAATTCTTAGTTTTGGCTGGTGACCATTTGTATCGGATGGATTATGAGAAATTCATCCAAGCCCACAGGGAAAGTGATGCCGATATCACTGTGGCTGCATTGCCAATGGATGAAAAGCGTGCCACTGCATTTGGTCTGATGAAGATTGATGAGGAGGGGCGTATAATCGAATTTGCAGAAAAGCCAAAAGGAGAACAGTTGAGAGCTATGAAG GTTGATACCACTATATTGGGTCTTGATGATGCGAGAGCAAAGGAAATGCCTTATATTGCTAGCATGGGTATATATGTGGTAAGCAAAGATGTGATGTTAAACCTGCTGCGTGACAAGTTTCCCGGTGCAAATGACTTTGGGAGCGAAGTGATTCCTGGTGCAACTTCTATTGGAATGAGA GTTCAAGCTTACTTGTACGATGGCTACTGGGAAGACATTGGTACCATTGAAGCTTTCTATAATGCCAATTTGGGAATCACTAAAAAGCCGGTTCCAGACTTCAG TTTCTATGATCGTTCATCCCCAATCTACACCCAACCACGATATTTGCCTCCATCTAAGATGCTTGATGCAGATGTCAcagatagtgtcattggtgAAGGATGTGTTATTAAG AACTGCAAAATTCATCACTCTGTCGTTGGTCTACGATCTTGCATTTCAGAAGGTGCAATCATTGAAGACACATTGTTAATGGGGGCTGATTACTATGAG ACTGAGGCTGACAAGAGGTTCCTGGCGGCTAAAGGCAGTGTTCCAATTGGTATTGGCAAGAATTCTCATATCAAAAGGGCAATCATTGACAAGAATGCACGCATTGGGGAAAATGTCAAG ATCGTAAACGGCGACAATGTGCAAGAGGCTGCAAGGGAAACAGATGGGTACTTCATAAAAAGTGGGATTGTGACAATAATCAAGGATGCATTGATTCCAAGTGGAACTGTCATCTAA
- the LOC130941111 gene encoding neutral ceramidase 1-like has product MEFPSLSLRACKTIGGWTLLLPLVLLLWSAVVHSNSDYLIGLGSYDITGPAADVNMMGYANAEQIASGVHFRLRARAFIVAEPNGNRVVFVNLDACMASQLVTIKVLERLKARYGDLYTEKNVAISGIHTHAGPGGYLQYVVYIVTSLGFVRQSFDVIVDGIEKSIVEAHENLHPGSIFVNKGELLDAGVNRSPSGYLNNPAEERSKYKYNVDKEMTLLKFVDAEWGPVGSFNWFATHGTSMSRTNALVSGDNKGAAARFMEDWFERKNAVKMDNVGFEDGGIPRRISNIIPSLNDNHHELLEIAASFQSPPGRPVTKSSSIARRVRGALRQVDKPKFVSAFCQSNCGDVSPNVLGAFCIDTGLPCDFNHSTCGGKNELCYGRGPGYPDEFESTRIIGERQFKKAVELFSGASEQIKGKVDFRHAYIDFSQLQVNLPNSKVVKTCPAAMGFAFAAGTTDGPGAFDFTQGDDQGNPFWKLVRNLIRTPGQEQIDCQKPKPILLDTGEMKVPYDWAPSILPIQILRVGQFVILSVPGEFTTMAGRRLRDAVKTVLSGHKDFGNNIRVVIAGLTNTYSQYVTTFEEYEVQRYEGASTLFGPHTLSAYIQEFTKLANALISGQPVEPGPQPPDLLDKQISLLTPVVVDTTPLGSNFGDVISDVPKNATFKRGDMVSVTFWSACPRNDLMTEGTFSLVEFLQGKETWVPTYDDDDFCLRFKWSRPAKLSSRSKATIEWRIPQDVAPGVYRIKHFGAAKSLLGSIRHFTGSSSAFVVA; this is encoded by the exons ATGGAGTTCCCTTCCCTCTCTCTGAGGGCATGTAAAACCATTGGAGGTTGGACCCTTTTGTTGCCACTAGTACTGCTGCTATGGAGTGCTGTTGTTCATTCGAATTCGGATTACTTGATTGGTCTTGGAAGCTATGACATCACTGGTCCTGCAGCTGATGTCAATATGATGGGGTATGCCAATGCAGAACAAATTGCATCTGGTGTTCACTTCAGGCTCAGGGCTCGTGCTTTCATTGTCGCCGAGCCAAATGGTAACCGGGTGGTGTTTGTGAACCTTGATGCTTGCATGGCTTCACAGCTTGTGACTATCAAAGTTCTTGAGAGGCTGAAAGCAAG ATATGGTGATCTTTACACTGAAAAGAATGTAGCTATTAGTGGAATTCACACTCATGCTGGTCCTGGTGGTTATCTCCAGTATGTTGTGTATATTGTAACATCCCTTGGATTCGTTCGCCAGTCATTTGATGTCATTGTTGATGGAATTGAGAAAAGCATTGTTGAGGCCCATGAAAATCTCCACCCAGGATCAATATTTGTCAACAAGG GAGAGCTCTTAGATGCCGGTGTAAATCGCAGTCCTAGTGGTTATCTCAATAATCCTGCTGAAGAGAGAAGCAAATATAAGTATAATGTGGATAAAGAAATGACTCTCTTAAAGTTTGTTGATGCTGAATGGGGTCCTGTTGGAAGCTTCAATTGGTTTGCTACTCACGGAACCTCAATGAGTCGTACAAACGCATTAGTTAGTGGGGATAATAAAGGTGCTGCTGCACGTTTTATGGAAGACTGGTTTGAGCGAAAAAATGCTGTAAAAATGGATAATGTTGGATTTGAAGATGGTGGCATCCCCCGAAGAATCTCAAACATAATTCCCAGCCTTAATGATAATC ACCATGAACTACTGGAAATCGCAGCCTCCTTCCAATCTCCTCCTGGAAGACCAGTAACAAAATCTTCGAGTATTGCAAGACGCGTAAGAGGTGCCCTTAGGCAGGTTGACAAGCCTAAATTTGTATCTGCATTTTGCCAATCGAATTGTGGTGATGTTAGTCCAAATGTCCTTGGAGCTTTTTGTATAGATACTGGACTACCTTGTGACTTCAATCATAGTACTTGTGGAGGGAAGAATGAATTATGCTATGGCCGAGGACCAGG CTATCCAGATGAATTCGAAAGTACACGTATTATAGGAGAGAGACAATTTAAAAAAGCAGTGGAACTATTCAGTGGAGCATCTGAACAGATTAAAGGGAAGGTTGATTTTCGACATGCCTACATAGACTTCTCCCAGCTTCAGGTAAATCTTCCGAATTCCAAGGTAGTAAAGACATGCCCCGCTGCAATGGGATTCGCATTTGCTGCTGGAACAACAGATGGACCTGGAGCTTTCGATTTCACGCAAGGTGATGATCAG GGAAATCCTTTTTGGAAGCTGGTCCGCAACTTGATTAGAACACCAGGCCAGGAACAAATTGATTGCCAGAAGCCAAAGCCCATTTTGCTTGATACTGGTGAAATGAAAGTACCATACGATTGGGCA CCTTCAATACTTCCCATCCAGATCCTCCGAGTTGGACAGTTTGTTATTCTTAGTGTACCAGGAG AATTTACAACAATGGCTGGAAGGCGTCTTCGTGATGCAGTGAAGACAGTGCTAAGTGGTCACAAAGATTTCGGTAACAACATTCGTGTTGTTATAGCTGGGTTGACTAATACTTACTCACAGTATGTGACAACATTTGAAGAGTACGAAGTGCAAAGATATGAG GGTGCTTCCACACTTTTCGGTCCACACACACTCAGTGCATACATTCAAGAGTTCACGAAGCTTGCAAACGCTCTCATCAGTGGCCAGCCTGTAGAACCAGGGCCACAACCCCCGGATCTCCTCGACAAGCAAATAAGTTTGCTGACACCGGTAGTGGTGGACACAACACCTCTGGGCTCAAACTTCGGGGATGTCATCTCTGATGTGCCCAAGAACGCTACCTTTAAGAGAGGCGACATGGTGTCGGTTACTTTCTGgtctgcatgccccagaaatgACCTAATGACAGAAGGTACATTCTCACTTGTGGAATTCCTCCAAGGAAAGGAAACTTGGGTTCCTAcctatgatgatgatgacttctgCTTGAGGTTCAAGTGGTCGCGGCCTGCTAAACTCAGCTCGCGAAGTAAAGCAACCATAGAATGGAGAATTCCACAGGATGTAGCTCCTGGTGTATACAGAATAAAACATTTTGGTGCTGCAAAGAGTTTGTTAGGATCCATTCGCCACTTTACAGGTTCATCAAGTGCATTTGTAGTAGCATAA
- the LOC130942171 gene encoding cytosolic enolase 3, with amino-acid sequence MSVQEYLDKHMLSRKLEDAVNAAVRAKTPDPVLFISNHMKKSVQSVITKVKARQILDSRGIPTVEVDLHTNKGVFRASVPSGDSSGMYEAVELRDGDKGVYLGNGVAKAVKNINDKISEALVGMDPTLQSQIDQAMIDLDKTEKKGELGANAILAVSIAACKAGAAEKEVPLYRHIADLYGKVSPMLPVPAFTVISGGKHAGNNLAIQEIMILPTGANRFVEALQMGTETYHHLKAVITEKYGTHDCNVGESGGFAPNVSSFREALDLVKEAIRRAGYTDKIQIALDVAATNFCIGTRYDLDFKSPQKSGQNFLSAEDMGELYRELCNDFPIVSIEDPFDKEDWEHIKRFSSTGICQVVGDDLLMSNAKRIDRAILEYACNALLLKINQVGTVTEVIEVVKQAKEAHWGVVTSHRCGETIDSFIADLSVGLSVGQIKAGAPCRGERLEKYIQLLRIEEELGDQAVYCGVDWKQ; translated from the exons ATGTCAGTGCAGGAGTACCTGGACAAGCACATGCTCTCTCGAAAACTCGAGGATGCTGTCAATGCCGCCGTTAGGGCTAAAACCCCCGATCCCGTCCTCTTCATC TCGAATCACATGAAGAAATCAGTGCAATCAGTCATCACAAAAGTGAAGGCACGTCAGATCCTGGATAGCAGGGGAATTCCAACGGTGGAAGTGGACCTTCATACCAACAAAGGTGTTTTCCGCGCCTCCGTCCCCTCCGGCGACTCCTCCGGCATGTACGAGGCCGTCGAGCTTAGGGACGGCGACAAAGGCGTTTACCTTGGAAACGGGGTTGCTAAGGCTGTGAAGAACATCAATGACAAGATTTCTGAAGCGCTTGTTGGTATGGATCCCACTCTTCAGTCACAGATTGATCAGGCCATGATTGACCTCGACAAAACCGAGAAGAAG gGTGAACTTGGAGCTAATGCTATTTTAGCCGTGTCCATTGCTGCTTGTAAAGCTGGAGCTGCTGAAAAAGAG gttcCACTTTACAGGCACATTGCTGACCTGTATGGAAAAGTCAGTCCCATGCTTCCTGTTCCGGCCTTTACTGTTATCAGCGGCGGAAAGCATGCAGGCAATAATCTGGCCATTCAG GAAATAATGATCCTCCCAACCGGAGCAAATAGATTTGTGGAAGCTCTGCAAATGGGCACCGAGACCTATCATCACTTGAAG GCTGTTATAACAGAAAAATATGGTACACATGACTGTAATGTTGGTGAAAGTGGTGGCTTTGCTCCTAATGTCTCCAG CTTTAGAGAAGCCCTGGATCTTGTAAAGGAGGCAATTCGCCGAGCTGGTTATACTGACAAAATACAGATAGCACTTGATGTTGCTGCTACCAACTTTTGTATAG GTACAAGATATGATCTGGACTTCAAATCTCCTCAAAAGTCAGGACAGAATTTTTTGTCAGCGGAGGATATGGGGGAGTTGTACAGGGAGTTATGTAATG ATTTCCCAATTGTATCAATAGAAGATCCATTTGACAAGGAAGATTGGGAACATATCAAGCGTTTCTCTAGTACTGGAATTTGTCAG GTAGTTGGGGATGATCTTTTGATGTCTAATGCAAAACGCATTGACAGAGCAATACTAGAGTATGCATGTAATGCTCTTCTTCTTAAG ATCAACCAAGTTGGAACTGTTACAGAGGTCATTGAGGTGGTGAAGCAGGCAAAGGAAGCACATTGGGGAGTCGTAACTTCTCATAGATGTGGGGAAACTATAGACTCTTTCATAGCTGATTTATCTGTTGGCCTTTCCGTTGGTCAGATCAAAGCAGGAGCTCCTTGCAGAGGCGAGCGACTAGAGAAGTACATCCAG CTACTGCGAATTGAGGAGGAGCTTGGAGATCAAGCAGTTTATTGTGGTGTAGATTGGAAGCAATGA
- the LOC130941123 gene encoding transcriptional regulator STERILE APETALA has protein sequence MDHGPDDQVQFENGENIPILHIASTSSPSPPPPPSNAAASDANAAPDSSFRRSTREFGESSTARQQRLRAMNEALPEVLLEILAAQVAIDASNRHGRLAAAPAVARLFQVCSTWRGVSHLDPLWQRLTRLIWRRAYLIRDTWREEYIYWHRTARNFALGAPSFHVPHFDPSMPPNGAGDRQTLLCRCLALSDRHLACGFADGTVRLFDVETLAHVSTFRTNHGPRFGPFSRSVSGIILSNSTLTFARLDGDIFVASVNVANEPPQQVVAGDVVNNGVLVEFAGNSRWWVGLYAGLPGRAFQIWDAPNQQLVSVGGTLTDPETVMGWHMLTELVEPVGRVRVTEPDYVVACTSSRLVCFSLWNPEEVIRDVGSVTGFVVSSLDARHDAFVVVERNGYGTVRRASTFERLSRFRLRPPWVRGLLACINLGYVLTYSGVSRMLRVWNIEQLAGVFCCALEVRDNAPEGNAMVANERHVAISWNDTFIQLLDFGV, from the exons ATGGACCATGGACCAGATGACCAAGTCCAATTTGAAAATGGTGAAAATATTCCTATTCTACATATTG catcaacatcttctccttctcctcctcctcctccttcaaaTGCTGCTGCTTCCGACGCCAATGCTGCCCCCGACTCTTCTTTCCGGAGGTCCACCCGCGAATTCGGAGAGTCTTCCACTGCTCGCCAGCAACGTCTACGTGCCATGAACGAGGCTCTCCCCGAGGTCCTTCTCGAAATACTCGCTGCTCAAGTTGCCATTGATGCTTCCAACCGCCATGGTCGCTTGGCTGCTGCTCCTGCCGTTGCTCGTTTGTTTCAG GTTTGTTCTACATGGCGAGGGGTCTCACACTTGGATCCACTGTGGCAGAGACTTACCAGATTGATCTGGCGCCGGGCCTACTTAATACGCGACACGTGGCGAGAGGAGTACATCTACTGGCATCGGACGGCTAGGAACTTTGCATTGGGAGCACCCTCTTTCCATGTCCCACACTTCGATCCTTCTATGCCTCCCAATGGCGCCGGCGACCGTCAAACCCTGCTATGCCGCTGCCTTGCTCTCTCTGACCGCCACCTCGCCTGCGGCTTTGCGGACGGCACGGTCCGCCTTTTCGATGTTGAGACTCTCGCCCACGTCAGCACATTCCGGACTAACCACGGGCCGCGGTTCGGCCCGTTCTCCCGGTCCGTGTCCGGAATAATCCTCTCTAACAGCACGCTCACCTTTGCTAGACTCGACGGGGATATTTTCGTGGCGTCGGTCAACGTGGCCAACGAACCACCGCAACAGGTGGTTGCGGGTGACGTGGTGAACAACGGCGTTTTAGTTGAGTTCGCGGGAAACAGTCGGTGGTGGGTGGGCTTATACGCAGGCCTTCCGGGCCGGGCTTTCCAAATATGGGACGCGCCCAACCAGCAACTGGTATCAGTGGGCGGGACGTTAACAGATCCGGAAACGGTTATGGGATGGCACATGCTAACAGAATTAGTTGAGCCAGTTGGGCGCGTGAGAGTAACGGAACCAGATTACGTCGTGGCGTGCACGAGCTCGAGATTAGTTTGTTTTAGTTTGTGGAACCCGGAGGAAGTTATACGCGACGTGGGTTCTGTTACGGGGTTCGTTGTAAGCAGTTTGGACGCGCGTCACGATGCGTTTGTGGTTGTCGAGAGGAACGGTTATGGTACCGTGCGACGCGCCAGCACGTTCGAGCGGTTGAGTAGGTTCCGGTTGAGGCCTCCGTGGGTTAGGGGTTTGTTAGCGTGCATCAACTTGGGTTATGTGTTAACTTACTCCGGGGTCTCTCGGATGCTAAGGGTTTGGAACATTGAGCAACTTGCTGGGGTTTTCTGTTGCGCGTTGGAAGTTAGGGATAATGCACCTGAGGGTAATGCCATGGTGGCAAATGAAAGACACGTGGCGATTTCTTGGAATGACACCTTCATACAGTTATTGGATTTTGGTGTATAG
- the LOC130939182 gene encoding uncharacterized protein LOC130939182, with protein MAELKLSESRDLTRIERIGAHSHIRGLGLDSSLEPRAVSEGMVGQTSARKAAGVILQMIRDGKIAGRAVLLAGQPGTGKTAIAMGMAKSLGLETPFAMIAGSELFSLEMSKTEALTQAFRKAIGVRIKEETEVIEGEVVEVQIDRPAVAGAASKSGKLTLKTTEMETVYDLGAKMIEALGKEKVTSGDVIAIDKASGKITKLGRSFSRSRDFDAMGPQVKFVQCPDGELQKRKEVVHCVTLHEIDVINSRTQGFLALFTGDTGEIRAEVREQIDTKVAEWREEGKAEIVPGVLFIDEVHMLDIECFSFLNRALENEMAPILVVATNRGITNIRGTNYKSPHGIPIDLLDRLLIISTQPYTEEEIRKILDIRCQEEDVEMAEGAKQLLTKIGVETSLRYAIHLIIAAALACQKRKGKVVELEDINRVYHLFLDVKRSTQYLMEYQNQYMFNETGEGEEDDVHATVF; from the exons ATGGCGGAGCTGAAGTTGTCGGAGTCTCGGGACTTGACCCGCATAGAGCGCATAGGCGCTCACTCTCACATTCGAGGCCTTGGTCTCGACTCTTCTCTCGAGCCTCGCGCCGTCTCCGAGGGCATGGTCGGCCAGACCTCGGCCCGCAAGGCCGCCGGCGTCATCCTCCAGATGATCCGCGACGGCAAGATCGCCGGCCGCGCTGTCCTTCTCGCAGGCCAACCTGGAACCGGGAAGACCGCCATAGCCATGGGGATGGCCAAGTCCCTCGGCCTCGAGACACCGTTCGCCATGATTGCCGGCAGCGAGCTCTTCTCCCTCGAGATGTCGAAGACCGAGGCGCTAACACAGGCGTTCCGTAAGGCCATTGGTGTTCGCATTAAGGAGGAGACTGAGGTCATCGAAGGTGAGGTCGTTGAGGTCCAGATTGACCGTCCTGCCGTCGCCGGCGCCGCCTCTAAGTCCGGCAAACTCACTCTCAAGACGACGGAGATGGAGACCGTTTACGACTTGGGAGCGAAGATGATAGAGGCCCTTGGGAAGGAGAAGGTGACCAGCGGTGACGTCATTGCCATTGACAAGGCTTCTGGAAAGATCACGAAGCTTGGGAGGTCGTTTTCGAGGTCTAGGGATTTCGACGCCATGGGGCCTCAG GTGAAGTTCGTGCAGTGTCCTGATGGGGAGTTGCAGAAGCGCAAGGAGGTCGTGCATTGTGTTACTCTTCATGAGATTGATGTTATTAATAGCAG AACGCAGGGATTTTTGGCTCTTTTCACTGGTGATACAGGTGAAATTCGTGCTGAAGTAAGAGAACAAATTGACACCAAAGTAGCAGAGTGGAGAGAGGAAGGAAAGGCAGAGATTGTGCCTGGTGTCCTTTTCATTGATGAGGTGCACATGCTTGATATTGAATGCTTTTCCTTCCTAAATCGAGCTCTGGAGAACGAGATGGCTCCTATATTAGTTGTTGCTACCAACAGAGGCATTACAAATATTAGAGGCACCAATTACAAATCCCCTCATGGGATTCCCATTGATCTGCTTGATCGTCTGCTTATCATCTCTACTCAACCTTACACCGAGGAAGAGATTCGCAAAATTCTAGATATCAGATGCCAAGAGGAAGATGTAGAAATGGCTGAAGGTGCGAAGCAGTTGTTAACCAAAATTGGGGTTGAAACATCCTTGAGATATGCCATTCATCTCATCATAGCAGCTGCATTGGCATGCCAAAAGAGGAAGGGGAAAGTAGTGGAGCTGGAGGATATAAACCGTGTTTACCATCTATTTTTGGATGTCAAAAGATCAACGCAGTAC